AGGGGGTTTCTAATATCATGGGCAGCCTGGGAGGCAACATAGGATGCACCTGCTAATTTTTGTGCCAAAGAAAGCATTTCTTCCATTTCTTTAAGCCTTGAAAGGTCTGTTACAACACAAAGAAAGCCATTAAAAACACCATTTTTATCAAACAAAGGAGAAGAAGATATAAGAACAGGCAAAGAAGAACCATCTTGTAGAGAAAATGAGAATTCAAAGCTAGTTGGCTTGGATTTAGAAGCATTTTTCTTAAAAACCCTGTATTCTCCATTATCCATTATAGAAGAAAGGTTTTTTCCCATAAGGCTTTGATTTTGAAACATCTCTTCCATCCTTTTGTTGGTAAAGACAATTACATCCTGTATATCAAGGGCAAATAATCCCTCATTCATTGAATCAATAAGCTTTTCATAAATTCCTTCTGTTTTTGCTAAAAATTCCTCCTTCTTTTCAGATGTAATGGCATTTAAAATAGAGGAAGAAAGAATCTCTGTGTTTATTTCATCCTTTACAAGAAAACCAACCGCGCCCAATCTTGATGTACCTGTTATTAGCCTCTCGTCCTTTATTCCTGTCAATATAATAACAGGAGAAGAGGAGAATCGCCTTATCTCACTTAATACCTTTAGGGCATTTGTGTCGGGAAGCCTGTAGTCAAGGAGGACACAATCAAAATCATCTTTTTTAAGCATTTCTATCCCCTCCCTTCCTGTTTGTGCTTCCTCTACTTCAAAGCCCTTTAAGAGCTTTTTGATGATGACAATATCATCGGGATTGTCTTCAACAAGTAATATTTTATACATCTTTAATTTCGGGATTGGGGATTCGGGATTGGGGATTGGTGTTTTAAGCTTTGGATTAAACGATTTAACATCCTTCCTATACTTTCTATCTCTCTTTGTATCCCTTCTAAAATTTCTATCTGAATATAATTTAGTTTTTGGGAAATAATTAGGTGTGTATCCAATTCCATAAGAGAACCCCTAGCTATTATCAGAAACTGAATATATTCCTTGGTTGAGCTTCTACCCCATCCTTCCGCAATATTTGCTGGAATTGACACAACAGATTTTTGAATCTGGGAGGTCAACCCATATCTTTCTTCCAAAGGAAAAGATTTGGTTATTTTATATATCTCTATCACCAAATTTATAGCCTTCTTCCATACTTCCAATTCCTTATAATTCTTCATCTTTTTCCTTCCCTAACCCCTAATCCCCAATCCCTAATTCCTTTTTTGGCAGGCTAAAGTAAAATATAGAGCCTTCGTTTAGCTTACTTTCAACCCATATCCTTCCCTTATGCTCATCTATTACCTTTTTTACAATTGCTAATCCAATACCGGTGCCTCCTTTATCCTCCCTCCTTTTATGCAACCTTCTGAATGGCTCAAAAACCCTTATAAAATCCTCCTCTTTTATCCCAATGCCATTGTCTTTAATGGAGAATATGGTTTCTCTTTCATTTTCCTCTCCAAAAACCTCTATATTCGGTTTTTTATCATTATGCTTTATCGCATTTGAAATAAGGTTATAGAATATCTCTTTTAGTTTTATTTTATCTCCATAGACTAATGGAAGGTTATCATCTACCTTTATTTTACAATCCCTTTCCTTTATCATAAGCTCAAGCCTCTTTAAAACATCATTTATTATATCATTTGAGCTAAATGTTTCATAGAGATTTTTTATTCTGGATATTCTTGATAATGAGAGGAGGTCATCTATAAATAGCTTTAACCGATTTGCACCGCTTGATATTCTTCTTAAATAATCCTTTCCCTCGTCATCCAGCTTGTCCCAATAGTCATCCAAAAGAAACTTTGAAAATGTCTCAATCCCCCTCAGTGGTTCCTTCAGGTCATGAGAGACTGTGTAGGTAAAGCCATCCATCTCTTGATTTATTGCCTCAATCTCTTTAAGCTTTTGGGAAAGGGTTTCCCCTGTCTGCTTATGCTTGATTATTTCCTGTTGTAGCTGTTCATTGACCCTTTCTACCTCATTTGTTCTCTCGCTTACCAATTCCTCAAGGTGAGAGTGATATTTCTCCAATTCTTCCCTTCCTGACTTTAGCTCCTTTGTCATCTTATTAAAGGCATTCGCTAAATTACCCATCTCATCCTGAGATTTAATGGGTATTTCGTAATCAAGATAACCGGCAGCAATTTTCTCAGTACCCATAACTAATTGGTGAATGGGTCTATCTAAAACAATCCTTATAAGAAGAGAACCAGCTAAAAATACTATGACTAAAATCACGAATAATGTTATTATAATCGCTGCCCTGATCCTATTTAATTTCTGGTTAAGGCTATTAAGAGAAACCGTTAAATGAACCTTGCCGATTTCTTCTTTCCCTATCTTTGCTATGCCCAGCATTATTTCTTCCTCTGCCTCAATCTTTTTCTGTGTAAAAATAGGTGAGACAAATTTCTTCACACCTCCTTGTTGGTCTTTCCCAGCCTGAAGTAAAGGATTGCCAGCCATGTCAAGAATCTTGCAAAAAATAATGTCTTTTTGCTTGAGTATTCCACTGCCCAATTTAGCAAGGGATTCTTTGTCTCCCACAAGAACTAGATATTCACTATTGAAGGCAAGGTTATCTATAAGTGCTTTTGCCCTTTCCTCAAGCTCAGCATTTAACTCCTTATTTGCCAGATTAACAATATAAATTCCCAGAAATAATCCAAAGAAAAGGATTATTAAAAAGAGAATCAGGGTTATTTTAGTAGATATTTTCATTCCTTAATCACCACTAAGGCTTCCTTAATAATCTTTTTGGGGATTTTAATGCCCAATCTCTCGGCGACAATGAGGTTTAAGCAAAGGTTTTGCTTTCTTGGATGTAAGAAGGGGATTAAGTCAGCTCTTTCTCCCATTAAGATTCTTAAGGCTATTTCTGCGGATTGCTTACCTATGTCCTCATAATCGCAGTCAAGGGAAAAAAGCGCGCCTGCTTTTACATAAGATAAAGAAAGCCCTATAACAGGCAAGCCTGCTGCAAGGCTTGTCTTAAGGAGATATTGCGTAGATGGCATTGAGTAGACAGAAGGATCGGCATGCATCAAGAAACAATCTATACGCTTACTTATATTTTTAAGGGCATCAGGAAACTCCATTTCTGATTTTATCTTTTTGCTAATAAGCTTAAGATCCATCTCTTCATATGCCGTGAATGTTTTGACTATACCCTCGCTTTTCTCTGAATATATTAGCCCAATCCTTTTTGCTTTTGGTAGAATCCTTTTTAAGGTTTTAAGTGTTGCTTCAACAGGAATATTCAGGGTAACACCCGTGATATTTGTAGATGTAACTACAGGAGCAAGAACCATACTGAAAACTATAGGAATATCTTTTATATTTTCATAGGCTAAAATGGTTGCCTTTGAGCCAATAGTAAAAATAAAGTCAGGGGCTTTTTGTTTTATCTGTCTAATAATGGCTTTAGATTCTTCTTCTTTTTCTTCTAAATTACATTCCCAAATCTTGGCATCCACCTTCTTTTCTTTTAACAATTTCAAAAACCCCTCCAAAGCCTGGGAGTAAGCACTGCTTTTACCAGATGTAATCACGGCAATAGTTATCTGGCTAGAGTCAAGCCAAAGGGGAGGGGTTAAGAATAAGAACACAAGGAGTAAATACTGGCTAATCCTCTTCATTTTATTCGTATCTACTCACCTTATGACAAGCGAAAAATAATAAAATCCTAAATTCAAAATCCTAAATCCTAAACAATATCAAAATCCAAATGTTCAAAATCCAAAACATCGCCCATTGTTTTGTCATTTGGATTTTGTGCTTTGAATTTGTTTAGAATTTCGTGCTTATGTGTTAGCTAACGATACGTTGTGTTGTAATATTCTTTTCATCTTTTAGGTATTGAGATGAAGTTTTATACCCCAAACTCCTAAGCCTTTTATTTTGATTATAGTCATCAATAAAGTCAATAAGTTTATCATTTAATTCAATTATACTTTGGAACCTATATTTTGTCAAGGCTTTATTTTTTATCTTTTGTTGAAATTTTCTACCATCCCATTAGTCCAACCCTGCTTGAATTTAATGGTTCTATGTTGGATTTTATTTTTTTGACAAATTTTATCAAAAGGATGAATCTTTTTGGTTTTCTTTCCTTTTGGCAAAGCCTTATAGCTAAATTCAAGACCGTTATCGGTTAAGATACTCAACAAATAGTTACTAAAACCTTTTGGAAATGGGAAGAGACATGGTATCTTCCTATTAAGGATAAATCCATGCGATCTTTTAATGAGAAGAAACCTGGTTGCCATTTATATCCAAACAGAGGATTATGAAAATGCCCTAAAGGAGGCAAAGGATATTCTTGCTATTTTCCTACAGACCCTGAAACACTTAAGCTTCTTGATTTGATAAAACATTAAGCCCTCATTGCTTCACAGGGTGAAATTCGCGATGCCAAGGATGATGGCCAATATCCACAAAGAGAAAGAGGGAAGCAGATAATGCTTGAGTAAAGCAATGCCTTAAAGAAAAGGTCAAGTCTAGCCCCTCCTTTTAAAGCTACATAACAAAGTCCAATAAATCCCCCTAATAACAAGCCATATAAAGAAAGCAAAAACCCTTCAATGAGAAAAAGATAGAATATATCATCCCTCTTTGCACCCATTGCCCTCATTATCCCAATCTCCTTGTATCTTTGCCTTACAGAGAGCATAATGAGATTGATTATCCCACCCCCTGCCAAGAGCAAGGTAACCAGGCCTATGCCTAAAATTGTCATCCTCCCTATAAACTCTTGCTGTTTTACTACCTCCCTTAAGCCTTCTGCCCCGACCACAAAGAACCTTTCTCTTCTCAATCTTTTTGCCTTCTTTTGGGAGGGAAAGCGTTTTTTAAGCATCTTTTCTATTTGTTTTGAGACAATCTCAGGCTTTCCAAAGGAGGGAATGATCATTGAAGGCATGCCCTTTTTTTCTACTATCTCATTAAATACAGATATTGGAATGAGCATTGCCATTTGTTGTTGTCTCCTTGCACTTAATGCCCCTTCCCTAAATATCCCAATTATCCGAAAATTATCATTTTCTATTTTTATCCTTCCTCCCATTTTAGCTTTAAGGGAATTTGCTAAATCTTCTGCCAAACAACAGACCCTTCTTTTCTCTTTAAGGTCAGAAGGATAAAGAAACCTTCCCCTCTCTAGCTTGACTGAGTTGGTAAGCTTATATTCTGGATTTGTTCCTATAATGACCACATCCTTTTCTTTCCTTATGTATTTTATTTTCTTATAGGTTTCAACATTGTATGAGAGATTGGG
This sequence is a window from bacterium. Protein-coding genes within it:
- a CDS encoding ATP-binding protein, which translates into the protein MYKILLVEDNPDDIVIIKKLLKGFEVEEAQTGREGIEMLKKDDFDCVLLDYRLPDTNALKVLSEIRRFSSSPVIILTGIKDERLITGTSRLGAVGFLVKDEINTEILSSSILNAITSEKKEEFLAKTEGIYEKLIDSMNEGLFALDIQDVIVFTNKRMEEMFQNQSLMGKNLSSIMDNGEYRVFKKNASKSKPTSFEFSFSLQDGSSLPVLISSSPLFDKNGVFNGFLCVVTDLSRLKEMEEMLSLAQKLAGASYVASQAAHDIRNPLSTVVAGIYMIRRFMGGDEKVERIISQIEGACHRMNTYIEDLLHFSSPLSVNLRNIEINSILKEFLDDPFFKELKGIEIKEELEEGLPFISGDPERLKQVLFNLIKNACDSMQQGGIIKIKTYQNKDFVGIDITDVGGGIDEEHLDKIFSPFFTTKGKGVGLGLCIVKKIIDSHKGEIRVESKKDKGTTFTILLKKSFT
- a CDS encoding four helix bundle protein encodes the protein MKNYKELEVWKKAINLVIEIYKITKSFPLEERYGLTSQIQKSVVSIPANIAEGWGRSSTKEYIQFLIIARGSLMELDTHLIISQKLNYIQIEILEGIQREIESIGRMLNRLIQSLKHQSPIPNPQSRN
- a CDS encoding ATP-binding protein; this encodes MKISTKITLILFLIILFFGLFLGIYIVNLANKELNAELEERAKALIDNLAFNSEYLVLVGDKESLAKLGSGILKQKDIIFCKILDMAGNPLLQAGKDQQGGVKKFVSPIFTQKKIEAEEEIMLGIAKIGKEEIGKVHLTVSLNSLNQKLNRIRAAIIITLFVILVIVFLAGSLLIRIVLDRPIHQLVMGTEKIAAGYLDYEIPIKSQDEMGNLANAFNKMTKELKSGREELEKYHSHLEELVSERTNEVERVNEQLQQEIIKHKQTGETLSQKLKEIEAINQEMDGFTYTVSHDLKEPLRGIETFSKFLLDDYWDKLDDEGKDYLRRISSGANRLKLFIDDLLSLSRISRIKNLYETFSSNDIINDVLKRLELMIKERDCKIKVDDNLPLVYGDKIKLKEIFYNLISNAIKHNDKKPNIEVFGEENERETIFSIKDNGIGIKEEDFIRVFEPFRRLHKRREDKGGTGIGLAIVKKVIDEHKGRIWVESKLNEGSIFYFSLPKKELGIGD
- a CDS encoding ABC transporter substrate-binding protein, translating into MKRISQYLLLVFLFLTPPLWLDSSQITIAVITSGKSSAYSQALEGFLKLLKEKKVDAKIWECNLEEKEEESKAIIRQIKQKAPDFIFTIGSKATILAYENIKDIPIVFSMVLAPVVTSTNITGVTLNIPVEATLKTLKRILPKAKRIGLIYSEKSEGIVKTFTAYEEMDLKLISKKIKSEMEFPDALKNISKRIDCFLMHADPSVYSMPSTQYLLKTSLAAGLPVIGLSLSYVKAGALFSLDCDYEDIGKQSAEIALRILMGERADLIPFLHPRKQNLCLNLIVAERLGIKIPKKIIKEALVVIKE
- a CDS encoding ABC transporter permease, whose protein sequence is MKASDLFFLARKDLGSFKLRSSLIILVISMGILSSTINLYSVSKRIDELIKTFSQMGSNLISIWVQDENITLDKLSFLSNYFPNLSYNVETYKKIKYIRKEKDVVIIGTNPEYKLTNSVKLERGRFLYPSDLKEKRRVCCLAEDLANSLKAKMGGRIKIENDNFRIIGIFREGALSARRQQQMAMLIPISVFNEIVEKKGMPSMIIPSFGKPEIVSKQIEKMLKKRFPSQKKAKRLRRERFFVVGAEGLREVVKQQEFIGRMTILGIGLVTLLLAGGGIINLIMLSVRQRYKEIGIMRAMGAKRDDIFYLFLIEGFLLSLYGLLLGGFIGLCYVALKGGARLDLFFKALLYSSIICFPLSLCGYWPSSLASRISPCEAMRA